Genomic segment of Kingella negevensis:
AATGTCATTAGCCCCTAGCGCAGCAACACACTCAACAACACATTTTTTTGAAAGAATGTCGCGGTAAAATCTTTCAAATCCTTAATTGGCTCATTATTGGCGCGCGCCCAATTCATTGTAAAATCAAAGCTATTTTTATCGCGCTGAGTGGTGTTAGCAAAATAGCGCGTATCAGTGCCATTGGAAATAACGAAAATTTGTAGATATTTGAACAGTGAATTTTCTGTATTGAAACTTTCTTTGGTGTAGCGATGAATTTGATTGAAGGCTTCTCTGATGGCTACCCCGCGTTTTTTCAGCTCAATTTGCACCAACGGCAAACCATTCACCAAAATGGTTACATCGTAACGGTTTTTATGTTTACCTGTTTGCTCAAATTGATTGATGACTTGGACAATATTTTGATTGATGTTTGTTTTGTTGAACAAATAGACGTTGCGGATTTCGCCGCTATCAAACACAAAATCTTTGATATAGTTATCGTGAACTTTGCGTGTTTTCTCAATCATATTTTCAGATGGGCAATCTAAAAACTCCACCAAAAACCGCGCCCATTCTGCATCAGAAAACACTAGCTCATTTAATTTCTGCAATTGAACGCGCACGTTTGCCAATAATTTTTCTTGTGAATTTAAATCTGTGCAATATTCAAAACCTTGATTTTGCAAATCTGCAATCAATTCTTTTTCCAGCGAGTTTTCTGATTGATAAGATGAGTCGGATTGCTCAATTTTTTCGTATTGGTCTAATACGATGAAATGATTGGTTTCAGCGATAGGGGTGGTTTCGGTGGTCATTTAGGATTCCTTCCAATAATGATAATTTTCAATTAAATGATTGAGCAAAAATTTAACTGTATTTTTTTCAGGCTGCATCAAGTGTCATTATGTACTGAAAGGCTGCCTGAAAAATTAAACGCGTGAAAAATTCAATAATTGCTCGCGATAATATTCGTATTGCTTTTGACGTAATTCGATTTCTCGTGGTAAACCTTCGCTAATGGAATTGACCAGCATGTCGAATTTATCCAAGATTTCTACGATTTTTGCTTGGGTTTCTAGTGGGGGGATTGGGATTTTAAGTTTTTCAATAGATACTCGCCCCAATCTTGGAACACTGGCTTTTCTGACTTGGTTTTTAATTATTTTTTGTTGGGAAATTAGAATGTAATACAAAAATCGTTCATTCAAATTTTCTGGGCATTCAAAATAATAACAATCGTCAGCAGCCCAAAAATCTACATAACTAAATCCAATATCACCAGCAGCACCTGCTGAAATCACAAAAGTTTTATTTGCGTTGCAATTTTTTTCATTAAAAAATCCCAATGGTTGCAAACTATTTTGATAAACAGGAAATGGACTTTCTGAATCTAATTGGCTACGAACTAATCTTTTTCCTCTACAAATTTCAACAGTTTCCCCCAACGTCTTCCATTCCACTTGCAGGCTGCCTGCAAACGGATTTTTCGGGTTTTCGCAATCCAGCAATAAATCACGATAATATTGATATTGCTTTTTGCGTGCTGTAAGCTCCGCTGTAAGTTCCGCTGTAAGTTCCGCTGTAAGTTCCGCTGTAAGTTCCGCTGTAAGTTCCGCTGTAAGTTCCGCTGTAAGTTCCGCTGTAAGTTCCGTAAAATTGTCAAGCAAGTTGACAATTTTACGTTGCAGGGCAAGTGGGGGGATTGGGATTAGCTTTTTTGCATAATTTCCAATCCATTGACGTTTATGGTCATTGTCGCTTTGTTCATTTGGCAGTGTATTAAGCCAATAATAAATATATTTCAAAATATATTTTTCTTCATCTGCCGATGTAATCATTTTCATCGCCGAAGATTTAGCTTTAAAGTCAAAATCAACCCATTTATTCGCTGTCGTAAAATCATCAAAAATGATAACGGGATTATCTGAAGCAGGGTAAATGCCTGTGGTTTCATCGGTATAACCTAAAATAAAAGTTTTTCCTGCGGTTAAAACTGGCGTGGAATATTCATCTTTATAATCTGTAGATTTAACAAGATATTTACTTGGTTGTTCATAATTTGTAACTTCTCCCAACGGCTTCCACTCCACCGATGCCGTCTGAATTTTTTGTAAGATATTTTGTTTTTGCATTTTTTGTTGTCCTTTGGTTTTCAGGCAGCCTTTCGGTACACGACAAAATAATGGAACGGGGGGGTAGCTTGCCCCCAAAATCGTTAAATTTTCGCGGCTTTTGTGGGCTGACAACCCACGCTCCACAGCAACATTTTCATTTTTTGTCGTGTACTGAAAGGCAGCCTGAAAAATATTCGTTTATTTTTTACGCTTCAATTTCTGCCACAATTTTGTTGATTTCGTTACGTAAGCCGTCAATTTTTTGCACAGTTTCGCTGATTTGGGCGTTGAGTTCGGTGATGTTAATCACTTCGCGCGTGTCTTTTTGTTCCACATACGAGCTGACGGCTAAATTGTAGTCGTTGGCTTTAATCGTTTCTACATCAACAGATTGCGCTTTGTGGGCAACATCGGCTTTGTCGGCAAATAATTGGACGATTTGGGCGATGTGTTAATCGGTTAAAACGTTGTTATTGGTTTCTTTTTTAAACAATTCGCTGGCATCAATAAATTGCACTTTGGTGTCTTTTTTGCCTTTAGATAAGACTAAAATATTCACGGCAATCGATGTGCCATAGAATAAGTTGGCAGGCAAAGCAATCACAGTTTCAACAAAGTTGTTTTCCACCAAATACTGACGGATTTTTTGCTCTGCACCACCTCGGTAGAAAATACCTGGGAAAGTAACAATTGCGGCGCGACCTTTTGGCGATAAGTAGCTGAGTGCATGCAAAATAAAAGCAAAATCAGCTTTTGATTTGGGTGCCAACACGCCTGCTGGTGCAAAACGGTCATCGTTAATCAAGGTTGGGTCATCGCTGCCAATCCAGTTAATAGAATATGGCGGGTTAGACACGATGGCATCAAATGGTTTTTCATCGCCAAATTCTGGGTTAAGCAAAGTGTCGCCCAATGAAATTTGGAATTTGTCGTAGTTGATGTTGTGCAAAAACATGTTCATACGTGCAAGGTTATAGGTAGTGTGATTGATTTCTTGCCCGTAGAAGCCATCGGTGATGATGTGGTCATCAAATTGCTTTTTGGCTTGCAACAATAAGCTGCCTGAACCGCAAGCAGGGTCGTAAATTTTGTTGATGCTGCTTTGTCCATGAATGGCGAGCTGGGCAATCAGTTTAGACACGTTTTGTGGAGTGAAAAATTCACCACCTGATTTACCTGCGTTGGCAGCGTAATTAGAAATCAGAAATTCATACGCATCACCAAATAGGTCGATATGATTGTCTTCAAAATCACCAAAATCTAGGTCTGCCACGCCTTTTAATACGGCGGCTAAACGTTTGTTTTTATCGACGACAGTGTTGCCCAAGCGAGTGGAAGTGGTATCAAAATCGGCAAACAAGCCTTTGATGTCGCTTTCAGATGGGTAGCCTGAAGCAGATGATTCGATGGCATCAAATACTTTTTTCAAATCGGTATTCAAATCATCGTTTGAATGAGCGGTTTTGGCTACGTTGCAGAACAGTTGGCTGGGATAGATGAAGTAGCCTTTTGTTTTGATGGTATCGCTTTTGATTTGTTCTAGGATAGGATTATCATCTGCAAATTCAGCATAGTTCACACTATCGTCGCCACTTTCCATGTATGACGCGAAGTTTTCGCTGATGAAACGATAAAACAGTGTGCCTAAAACGTATTGTTTGAAATCCCAGCCATCTACTGAGCCGCGTACTTCGTTGGCAATTTGCCAAATACG
This window contains:
- a CDS encoding restriction endonuclease subunit S is translated as MQKQNILQKIQTASVEWKPLGEVTNYEQPSKYLVKSTDYKDEYSTPVLTAGKTFILGYTDETTGIYPASDNPVIIFDDFTTANKWVDFDFKAKSSAMKMITSADEEKYILKYIYYWLNTLPNEQSDNDHKRQWIGNYAKKLIPIPPLALQRKIVNLLDNFTELTAELTAELTAELTAELTAELTAELTAELTAELTARKKQYQYYRDLLLDCENPKNPFAGSLQVEWKTLGETVEICRGKRLVRSQLDSESPFPVYQNSLQPLGFFNEKNCNANKTFVISAGAAGDIGFSYVDFWAADDCYYFECPENLNERFLYYILISQQKIIKNQVRKASVPRLGRVSIEKLKIPIPPLETQAKIVEILDKFDMLVNSISEGLPREIELRQKQYEYYREQLLNFSRV